In Zingiber officinale cultivar Zhangliang chromosome 6A, Zo_v1.1, whole genome shotgun sequence, a single genomic region encodes these proteins:
- the LOC121995634 gene encoding very-long-chain (3R)-3-hydroxyacyl-CoA dehydratase 2-like isoform X3: MARPLTLYLLAYNSLQSLGWALALARVLGSFVSDKTIHGAYVSAGDLLCFLQTIAFVEVLHAAFGLVPSGAMLALMQWGGRTHFLLAIIRQIPEVQHLPSVFITFLAWSMSEAIRYPHYALSCIGISLSWLTYLRYTAFIVLYPVGLAPGEMWLMYQALPFIKERNLYAKFFSKLAISYYYFVLVVLIFYPFLWLKLYLHLLKKRRSKLGKHRKMKKV; the protein is encoded by the exons ATGGCTCGCCCTTTGACGCTCTATCTACTCGCCTACAATTCCCTCCAATCCCTCGGATG GGCGCTCGCCCTCGCCCGGGTCCTCGGCAGCTTCGTCTCGGATAAGACCATTCATGGAGCATATGTGTCCGCCGGAGACCTTCTAT GTTTCTTGCAGACGATCGCCTTCGTCGAAGTCCTTCATGCCGCTTTCG GCTTGGTTCCCAGTGGGGCTATGCTTGCGCTGATGCAATGGGGAGGGAGGACCCATTTCTTGTTGGCCATTATTCGCCAAATTCCGGAG gttcagcATCTCCCATCAGTTTTCATAACCTTTCTAGCGTGGAGCATGTCTGAG GCAATAAGATACCCGCATTATGCTTTGAGTTGCATTGGAATTTCTTTGTCATGGCTAACCTACCTCAG GTACACTGCTTTTATCGTTCTGTACCCCGTTGGACTTGCTCCCGGTGAAA TGTGGCTTATGTACCAAGCACTACCATTTATCAAGGAGAGAAAcctttatgctaaattctttaGCAAGCTCGCCATCAGCTACTACTATTTTGTTCTG GTTGTGTTAATCTTCTATCCATTTTTATGGTTGAAGCTGTATCTGCACTTGCTTAAGAAAAGGCGTTCCAAGCTGGGGAAGCATCGTAAAATGAAGAAAGTTTAA